In one window of Roseofilum capinflatum BLCC-M114 DNA:
- a CDS encoding MFS transporter — protein sequence MRSALPQLPQPVWILAAGRLLSQIGIGFTLFYAPIFFVNQVGLSATQVGLGLGSSAFSGILGRFLGGNFTDSPQWGRRRTLLLSALISAFADVVLALIVDFPTLVLGNLLMGLGSGLYWPATETVVADVTTLEQRNEAFALTRLADSLGLGCGVLLGGLLLQMGLNFRWLFVMDGLSFLGFFALIYAAIEETRPQNSKPRSQKGSNWGVALGDRQLQKFVVVNLLFTIYISQLQSTLPLYFSNFLASGGFSPAIISGLFTGQIAFLALCQLPIARQLNRWSRPQGLMISLSVWSPSFLLIWITGGVSQGALFWAMSALAGVAIATALYTPSASALVVDLAPEDLRGTYLAINAQCWAIGYLIGPPLGGWVLDQSRIIIDGFWLAIAFSTLVGIWILRSVENGE from the coding sequence TTGCGATCTGCACTTCCCCAACTCCCCCAACCGGTTTGGATTTTAGCCGCCGGTCGCCTCTTATCCCAAATTGGCATCGGGTTTACCCTGTTTTATGCCCCGATTTTCTTTGTCAATCAAGTGGGACTCTCCGCCACTCAGGTGGGTTTAGGATTGGGTAGTAGTGCCTTTTCTGGCATCCTGGGACGGTTTCTAGGGGGAAATTTTACTGATTCTCCCCAATGGGGTCGCCGCCGCACCCTGTTACTCTCAGCTCTAATTTCGGCCTTTGCGGATGTTGTTTTGGCCCTGATTGTCGATTTTCCTACCCTGGTTTTGGGCAATCTGTTGATGGGTTTGGGTAGTGGACTCTATTGGCCAGCAACGGAGACCGTTGTGGCCGATGTCACGACGTTAGAACAGCGCAATGAAGCCTTTGCCCTGACTCGACTAGCCGATAGTTTAGGTTTGGGATGCGGGGTTTTGTTGGGCGGTTTGTTACTGCAAATGGGCTTAAATTTTCGCTGGCTGTTTGTGATGGATGGGTTATCATTTTTGGGGTTTTTTGCCCTGATTTATGCTGCCATTGAGGAAACCCGCCCCCAAAACAGCAAGCCACGATCGCAAAAGGGTTCTAATTGGGGAGTGGCGTTAGGCGATCGCCAGTTACAAAAGTTTGTAGTCGTTAATCTTCTCTTTACGATCTATATTTCCCAACTGCAAAGCACCCTACCCCTCTATTTCAGCAACTTTTTAGCCTCTGGTGGCTTTTCACCCGCCATTATTAGCGGCCTATTTACCGGGCAAATTGCCTTTTTAGCCCTCTGTCAGTTACCCATCGCTCGCCAACTCAACCGTTGGAGTCGTCCCCAAGGGTTAATGATCTCCTTATCCGTTTGGAGTCCCAGTTTTCTCCTCATCTGGATCACCGGTGGAGTCTCTCAAGGGGCATTATTTTGGGCCATGAGTGCCTTAGCCGGGGTTGCCATTGCCACAGCTCTCTATACCCCTTCCGCATCCGCTCTAGTGGTCGATCTAGCTCCAGAAGACCTACGGGGAACCTATTTAGCCATTAATGCCCAATGTTGGGCCATTGGCTATCTAATCGGCCCTCCCTTGGGAGGATGGGTGTTAGACCAGTCTAGAATCATCATCGATGGGTTTTGGTTAGCGATCGCCTTCAGCACCCTCGTTGGCATCTGGATTTTGCGATCGGTTGAAAATGGGGAATAG
- a CDS encoding DUF6464 family protein, with product MNLDLILVFFVGMIPPTLSLWMMRKVELQCQQRHERILQAYRDRPLNSPRERLLQHRPSSLAPGTGIDTIIGDITCQYNARSPYLRCAINPNGPCQECPHYQPTQEDTGFRGSKS from the coding sequence GTGAACCTAGATCTAATTTTAGTCTTCTTTGTGGGCATGATTCCACCAACCTTATCCTTGTGGATGATGCGTAAAGTTGAACTCCAGTGTCAACAGCGACATGAGCGCATTTTACAAGCCTATCGCGATCGCCCTTTGAACTCTCCTAGGGAGCGCTTATTGCAGCATAGGCCGTCATCCTTAGCTCCGGGAACCGGGATAGATACCATTATTGGTGATATCACTTGCCAATATAACGCCCGATCGCCCTATCTCCGATGTGCCATTAATCCTAACGGCCCTTGCCAAGAGTGTCCCCACTATCAACCCACCCAAGAGGATACCGGGTTTCGAGGCTCTAAATCTTGA
- a CDS encoding NUDIX hydrolase, translating into MTSPKPWKLLESRLAFDHYWCQVRQDTVQLPNQTIIDDYFVSIRPEVAMIVPITPEGSILFVRQYRHGVQKILLELPAGHFHPPEESAEMAARRELEEETGYQSQEWTFLSVFYDNPPKDTNGIHVFLAQNIDRVCEQNLDVTEEIELVFIPISQVMDAIFRGDLCVSGTVAALVLALKVLEMG; encoded by the coding sequence ATGACCTCCCCCAAACCCTGGAAACTCTTAGAATCTCGCCTAGCTTTCGATCATTATTGGTGTCAGGTGCGCCAAGATACCGTCCAATTGCCCAACCAAACCATTATTGATGATTATTTTGTCAGTATCCGTCCAGAAGTGGCCATGATTGTTCCCATTACCCCAGAAGGAAGTATTTTATTTGTCCGTCAATATCGCCATGGGGTACAAAAAATATTACTCGAATTACCGGCTGGCCATTTCCATCCCCCAGAAGAATCAGCAGAAATGGCTGCTAGGCGCGAGTTAGAAGAAGAAACGGGTTATCAGAGTCAAGAATGGACATTTTTAAGCGTTTTTTATGATAATCCCCCTAAAGACACCAATGGTATTCATGTGTTTTTAGCCCAAAATATTGATCGAGTTTGCGAGCAAAACTTGGATGTAACAGAAGAAATAGAATTAGTCTTCATTCCCATTTCTCAAGTCATGGATGCTATTTTTCGCGGCGATCTCTGTGTTTCTGGCACGGTTGCCGCTTTGGTTTTGGCACTTAAAGTATTGGAGATGGGTTAA
- a CDS encoding class I SAM-dependent methyltransferase — translation MSLQTLNLTPELYNYLQQVSLREPEILTQLRAETAQNPRGGMQISPEQGQFMAFLVRLMGAKKTLEIGVFTGYSSLVVALALPPDGRIVACDLDAQVTDIARRYWQKAEVGDRIDLRLAPALDTLDQLIANGEENTFDFTFIDADKRNYLNYYEKALTLVRPGGIIAIDNVLWFGQVADPQVNDPRTQAIRDFNQTLKTDERIELTLVPIGDGLTLAWKR, via the coding sequence ATGTCCCTACAAACCCTAAATCTAACCCCTGAACTCTACAATTATCTACAACAGGTATCCCTGAGAGAGCCGGAAATTCTCACCCAACTGCGAGCAGAAACCGCTCAAAATCCTAGGGGAGGGATGCAAATTTCCCCGGAACAAGGTCAGTTTATGGCCTTTCTGGTGCGGTTAATGGGGGCGAAAAAAACCCTAGAGATTGGCGTATTTACGGGCTATAGTAGCCTCGTGGTAGCTTTAGCCCTGCCTCCAGACGGTCGAATCGTCGCTTGTGATCTGGATGCCCAGGTGACGGATATAGCCCGTCGCTATTGGCAAAAGGCGGAGGTAGGCGATCGCATCGACTTACGCCTTGCTCCCGCTTTAGACACCCTCGATCAACTCATTGCTAACGGAGAAGAAAATACCTTTGATTTTACCTTTATTGATGCCGATAAACGCAATTATTTGAATTACTACGAAAAAGCCTTAACCTTAGTGCGTCCCGGAGGAATCATTGCCATTGATAACGTCTTATGGTTCGGACAAGTCGCCGATCCGCAAGTGAACGATCCCCGCACCCAAGCCATTCGAGACTTTAATCAAACGCTCAAAACAGATGAGCGTATTGAGTTAACTTTAGTCCCTATTGGCGACGGCTTAACCTTAGCCTGGAAACGCTAA
- a CDS encoding hybrid sensor histidine kinase/response regulator, whose translation MSPSLPLRLVLVIPFVIQIFTAVGLTGYLSLMNGKKAVNNVASQLRTEITGRVQSYLNNYLAIPHQINTANAHAIQQGWLNFNNIQALNRQFLNQSYAFGQEHPIYISIGNESGGFVGAGRYDLKDVFLWEFNENLQAGQLMSYGADAQGNITELLTIYDFFDATERPWYQKAVQENRPTWSEVYTYADNILGITAAQPIFNPQGELIGVAGVDIPLDVINQFLGSIEVGKSGQILIMERSGYIIGSSTQESPYLQNPTTQEFNRLEANQSSILPIREASEFLTQQFSQLSQINQTQQLEFFIDREKHFLQVTPLVNQQGLDWLILVIIPESDFMAEINANTVRTIWLCLAALGIATVLGMYTSRWISQPILALVNSSEAMSKGDLDQQVKKGKITELKTLADAFNRMANQLKVHFTDLEERVEERTAELAEAKKVADSANQAKSEFLANMSHELRTPLNGILGYAQIMDRAEDLNHYRKGVTIIQQAGSHLLTLINDILDLAKIEAKKMNLVETDFHFPSFLMAVAEMARVRAESKGIDLKVVIDDRLPVGVKADEKRLRQVLFNLLGNAIKFTDRGVVTFMVDGCAYDSESNRVKIRFSIADTGVGMTPEQLEKIFLPFEQVGSHSKQSEGTGLGLAICRQIVTLMGSTLEVNSELGQGSQFSFEADLEISEEWVSRAAVSEQGKIIGYQGERKKILVVDDLPLNRTVLYEILTPLGFAILEANNGREGLEKLADLAPDLVMTDIMMPEMDGYEFARRIRESYSKDLPVLAVSASVSLGDQNLAIAAGCDEFLDKPLDMEKLFNALRRYLNLQWIYEEQAKAANSNPSPMVVPKPEDLQPLYKALRIGDIDAIEETAHRLKQEESQYEAFSDRLLQLAAEFDERGILKLLNSHHQV comes from the coding sequence GTGTCACCATCACTTCCTCTTCGTCTAGTTCTGGTCATTCCCTTCGTGATCCAGATTTTCACCGCAGTTGGATTAACCGGTTATTTGTCCTTGATGAATGGTAAAAAAGCAGTCAATAACGTAGCTTCTCAGCTCAGAACCGAAATCACTGGGCGCGTCCAGAGCTATTTGAACAACTATTTAGCCATTCCCCATCAAATCAATACCGCTAATGCCCATGCCATTCAACAAGGTTGGCTCAATTTTAACAATATTCAAGCCTTAAATCGCCAATTTCTCAATCAAAGTTATGCCTTTGGTCAAGAGCATCCCATTTACATTTCCATAGGCAATGAATCCGGGGGATTTGTCGGAGCTGGTCGGTACGATCTCAAAGATGTATTTCTCTGGGAATTCAACGAAAATTTGCAAGCTGGACAATTAATGAGTTATGGAGCAGATGCCCAAGGAAACATCACAGAATTACTGACCATTTACGATTTTTTTGATGCAACAGAGCGCCCCTGGTATCAAAAAGCCGTTCAAGAAAATCGTCCCACCTGGAGTGAGGTCTATACCTACGCCGATAATATTTTAGGAATTACAGCAGCCCAACCTATTTTCAATCCCCAAGGTGAACTCATCGGGGTTGCTGGTGTGGATATCCCCTTAGATGTGATTAACCAGTTTTTAGGCTCCATTGAAGTAGGCAAATCCGGCCAAATTTTGATTATGGAAAGATCGGGCTATATAATTGGTTCTTCAACCCAGGAATCTCCCTATCTTCAAAATCCAACGACCCAAGAGTTTAATCGCTTAGAAGCCAATCAAAGCTCAATCTTACCCATTCGTGAAGCCAGTGAATTTTTAACCCAGCAGTTCTCACAACTGAGTCAAATCAATCAAACCCAACAATTGGAGTTTTTTATCGATCGAGAAAAACATTTTTTACAAGTCACTCCTTTAGTCAATCAGCAGGGCTTAGACTGGTTGATTTTGGTAATTATTCCAGAGTCGGATTTTATGGCAGAAATCAATGCCAACACAGTCAGAACCATTTGGCTCTGTTTAGCAGCATTAGGAATTGCGACAGTATTGGGAATGTATACCTCCCGTTGGATTAGTCAACCCATTTTAGCCCTGGTCAACTCTTCAGAAGCGATGTCTAAGGGCGATTTAGATCAGCAAGTCAAAAAGGGTAAGATTACGGAACTTAAAACCTTAGCTGATGCCTTTAATCGGATGGCTAATCAACTCAAAGTTCATTTTACCGATTTAGAAGAACGAGTCGAAGAGCGCACAGCCGAACTTGCAGAAGCGAAAAAAGTGGCCGATAGTGCCAATCAAGCTAAAAGTGAATTTTTAGCCAATATGAGCCATGAATTGCGGACACCCCTAAATGGTATTCTCGGTTATGCCCAAATTATGGATCGGGCAGAGGATCTTAATCACTATCGCAAAGGAGTCACAATTATTCAACAGGCAGGGTCTCACTTGTTGACGTTGATTAATGATATTTTAGATCTGGCTAAAATAGAAGCTAAGAAAATGAACTTAGTGGAGACGGATTTTCATTTTCCGTCTTTTTTGATGGCTGTGGCAGAAATGGCTAGGGTGCGAGCCGAAAGCAAAGGTATCGATCTGAAAGTCGTGATTGACGATCGCTTACCGGTGGGTGTAAAAGCGGATGAAAAACGCTTGCGACAGGTATTATTTAATTTATTAGGTAATGCAATCAAATTTACTGATCGCGGTGTGGTTACGTTTATGGTCGATGGCTGTGCCTATGATTCAGAGTCTAATCGGGTTAAAATCCGCTTCAGCATTGCAGACACTGGAGTAGGGATGACTCCCGAACAGTTGGAGAAGATTTTTTTACCCTTTGAACAAGTGGGGTCACACTCGAAGCAGTCAGAAGGAACGGGTTTAGGATTAGCCATTTGTCGGCAAATTGTTACCCTGATGGGCAGTACCCTTGAAGTAAACAGTGAATTGGGCCAGGGGAGTCAGTTTAGCTTTGAGGCCGATCTAGAGATTTCCGAGGAATGGGTGAGCCGGGCTGCGGTTTCAGAACAGGGTAAAATTATCGGCTATCAAGGGGAGCGGAAAAAGATTTTGGTGGTGGACGATCTGCCCCTGAATCGGACGGTACTGTATGAAATTTTAACTCCATTAGGATTTGCGATCTTGGAAGCAAACAATGGACGGGAAGGATTAGAAAAGTTGGCAGACCTTGCTCCAGATTTAGTAATGACAGATATTATGATGCCGGAGATGGATGGTTATGAGTTCGCTAGAAGGATTCGTGAGTCCTATTCAAAAGATCTGCCTGTATTGGCAGTGAGTGCAAGTGTTTCTTTGGGCGATCAAAATTTGGCGATCGCCGCCGGATGTGATGAATTTCTCGATAAGCCCTTAGATATGGAAAAGTTGTTTAATGCCTTGAGGCGCTATCTCAATTTACAATGGATTTATGAAGAACAGGCCAAAGCGGCGAACTCTAACCCCTCGCCCATGGTTGTGCCAAAGCCAGAAGATTTACAACCCCTCTACAAAGCCCTACGCATCGGTGATATTGACGCAATAGAAGAGACTGCCCATCGGCTCAAACAGGAGGAAAGCCAATATGAAGCGTTTAGCGATCGCCTCTTGCAGTTAGCGGCTGAGTTTGATGAGCGTGGTATTCTAAAATTGCTCAATAGTCATCATCAGGTATGA
- a CDS encoding zinc metallopeptidase, with amino-acid sequence MSYYSSYLILIPGILLMFWAQSQIRSTYQRYAQIPSSMGMTGAEVARTILSQMGITDIRIEPVSGELTDHYDPNAKAVRLSEGIYNSSSLAAAAVAAHECGHVLQDKHGYSFMNLRANLVPVANLGSQFGPMLVIVGLFISGLGAISSLVMNLGIALFVGAIAFHVVTLPVEFDASSRALKLIDKLGILQGEENRGAKAVLQAAAWTYVATALYAVLQLAQLLLISRDR; translated from the coding sequence ATGTCTTACTATAGTTCTTATCTCATCCTGATCCCAGGAATTCTCTTAATGTTTTGGGCCCAAAGCCAAATCCGTAGCACCTATCAGCGTTACGCCCAAATTCCTTCGAGTATGGGGATGACAGGTGCAGAAGTGGCCCGCACTATTCTCTCTCAAATGGGGATTACAGATATTAGGATTGAACCGGTTTCTGGAGAATTAACTGACCATTATGACCCCAATGCTAAAGCGGTTCGTCTTTCTGAAGGCATCTATAATTCTTCTTCTTTAGCGGCTGCGGCAGTGGCGGCCCATGAATGCGGCCATGTGCTGCAAGATAAGCACGGTTATAGTTTCATGAATCTGAGGGCGAATTTAGTACCGGTAGCCAATTTAGGCTCTCAGTTTGGCCCCATGTTGGTGATTGTAGGGTTGTTTATCAGTGGTTTAGGCGCGATTTCTAGCCTGGTGATGAATTTAGGCATTGCCTTATTTGTAGGGGCGATCGCCTTTCATGTGGTTACCCTACCTGTAGAATTTGATGCCTCTAGTCGGGCCCTGAAGTTAATCGACAAGCTCGGCATTCTGCAAGGCGAAGAAAATCGAGGCGCGAAAGCAGTTCTACAAGCGGCGGCTTGGACGTATGTAGCCACCGCCCTATATGCAGTGTTGCAACTCGCACAATTACTACTGATTAGCCGCGATCGCTAA
- a CDS encoding response regulator, which produces METLTNNVLLLGQELDDLKLLQSLLNHVPCQVAIAKSPEQAVTLSGQTLPCLVILSGNCHQWSADFVHQLREQAKKCGVTIIALTDCNAPSWLDREQHLGVDGYLVKPVATDILMSVVESAKLRQFCCFA; this is translated from the coding sequence ATGGAAACTTTAACAAATAATGTTTTACTCTTAGGGCAAGAGTTAGACGATCTGAAGCTCTTGCAATCGCTGCTTAACCATGTGCCCTGTCAAGTAGCGATCGCCAAGTCACCAGAACAGGCCGTGACTCTATCGGGTCAGACCCTTCCGTGTTTAGTGATTTTATCAGGCAATTGTCATCAATGGTCGGCGGATTTTGTCCATCAATTGCGAGAGCAGGCTAAAAAATGTGGTGTAACGATTATTGCACTCACAGATTGTAATGCTCCCAGTTGGTTAGATCGAGAACAACATCTAGGGGTGGATGGATACTTAGTTAAACCTGTAGCCACAGATATTCTCATGTCAGTGGTAGAGTCGGCTAAACTACGCCAATTTTGTTGCTTTGCCTAG
- the rsmH gene encoding 16S rRNA (cytosine(1402)-N(4))-methyltransferase RsmH — protein MTEFVHIPVLGSELIEGLDVRPGGKYLDATVGGGGHSLLLFAQSPDIWVTGIDQDRQALEAAKLALSEYGDRLTFWHGNFVDYPGEAQQFDGIIADLGVSSAQFDIPERGFSFRHSAPLDMRMNQEQSLTAADLINHGDEKELADIFYQYGEERLSRRIARSIVAKRPFNTTTELAQAIASCYPPRARHGRIHPATRVFQALRIAVNGELTVLPQFLERASNWLKPGGIIGVISFHSLEDRCVKHYFKDSVQLTALTKKPIIPQPEEIKNNSRARSAKLRLAKRIERDAQVMGNG, from the coding sequence GTGACAGAGTTTGTACATATTCCCGTTTTAGGGTCGGAGTTAATTGAAGGTCTGGATGTGCGTCCAGGGGGCAAGTATCTCGACGCGACGGTGGGAGGGGGAGGCCATAGCTTGCTGTTGTTTGCCCAAAGTCCGGATATCTGGGTAACGGGGATTGACCAGGATAGGCAAGCACTGGAAGCGGCTAAACTGGCTCTATCGGAGTATGGCGATCGCCTAACCTTCTGGCATGGTAATTTTGTGGATTATCCCGGTGAAGCTCAACAGTTTGATGGCATTATTGCCGATTTAGGGGTCAGTTCTGCCCAATTTGACATCCCCGAACGGGGGTTTAGTTTTCGCCACAGTGCGCCTTTGGATATGCGGATGAATCAAGAACAATCCCTGACGGCTGCGGATTTGATTAATCATGGGGATGAGAAGGAGTTGGCGGATATCTTTTATCAGTATGGGGAGGAGCGTTTATCCCGACGCATTGCCCGCTCTATTGTAGCCAAGCGTCCCTTTAATACTACGACGGAGTTGGCACAGGCGATCGCCTCCTGTTATCCCCCTCGCGCTCGTCATGGGCGGATTCATCCGGCTACACGGGTGTTTCAAGCCCTACGGATTGCAGTGAATGGAGAGTTAACGGTTTTGCCCCAGTTCCTGGAGCGGGCTTCAAACTGGTTGAAACCGGGGGGAATTATCGGGGTGATTAGTTTCCATTCCTTAGAAGACCGTTGCGTTAAGCATTACTTTAAGGACTCCGTACAGCTTACCGCTCTGACGAAAAAACCGATTATTCCTCAACCAGAAGAAATCAAAAACAATTCTCGTGCGCGATCGGCAAAATTAAGATTGGCAAAACGCATAGAGCGGGACGCACAGGTAATGGGTAATGGGTAA
- the psbV2 gene encoding photosystem II cytochrome PsbV2 encodes MINFPRFKLGLSFSQVHSSRQGKSWLRSVLAIALTITLLWTLATPSALASDRYVIRFLKALEPVEIPLDTAGNTQTVTPDQLSEGKILFNKNCENCHLGGTTLLSEYESLSLESLHNASPPLDNISNMVGFLRAPLKQQEGYQKYSCREVSPEWMSSEELENLSAFVIRAAQEVDGWGAGEF; translated from the coding sequence ATGATTAATTTCCCTCGATTCAAATTGGGTTTAAGCTTCTCTCAGGTTCACAGCAGCAGACAAGGGAAGAGTTGGTTACGTTCGGTGCTGGCGATCGCCTTAACCATCACTCTACTCTGGACTCTAGCCACACCCTCAGCGTTAGCCTCCGATCGCTATGTGATCCGGTTCCTGAAGGCTTTAGAACCGGTAGAGATTCCCTTGGATACCGCAGGTAATACGCAAACGGTAACTCCAGATCAGTTATCGGAAGGCAAAATCCTGTTTAATAAAAATTGTGAAAATTGCCATTTGGGGGGCACAACCCTGCTGAGTGAATATGAGTCCTTGTCTCTGGAGTCTCTGCATAATGCCAGCCCTCCCCTGGATAACATTAGTAATATGGTCGGATTTCTACGCGCCCCCTTAAAACAACAAGAGGGATATCAAAAATATTCCTGTCGTGAAGTGAGTCCAGAGTGGATGTCTTCAGAAGAGTTGGAGAATTTATCCGCCTTTGTGATTCGTGCAGCTCAAGAAGTTGACGGCTGGGGAGCTGGAGAGTTTTAG
- the psbV gene encoding photosystem II cytochrome c-550 — protein MLKRYIVLILATVFLALNVVVGSATAANISEQNRTIPINESGETTTITQEEYVLGKRLFVDTCSQCHGTGMTKTNPNVGLGVEAMAGAEPPRDNLAALVDYMQNPTTYDGEIEIYELHPSTRSADIFPEMRNLSDEDLEAIGSYILVEMNVRPNQWGAGKNTR, from the coding sequence ATGCTGAAACGATACATTGTGCTGATATTAGCCACTGTATTTCTAGCCCTGAACGTTGTTGTCGGGAGTGCGACGGCTGCCAATATTTCCGAACAGAACCGCACCATTCCCATTAATGAATCGGGTGAAACGACCACCATTACTCAAGAAGAGTATGTATTAGGGAAGAGATTGTTTGTGGATACCTGCTCCCAGTGCCATGGAACAGGGATGACCAAAACCAACCCGAATGTGGGCTTGGGTGTTGAGGCTATGGCTGGGGCAGAACCCCCCCGTGATAATCTAGCGGCTTTAGTCGATTATATGCAGAATCCCACTACCTATGATGGAGAGATTGAAATTTATGAACTCCATCCGAGTACCCGGAGTGCGGATATTTTCCCAGAAATGAGAAACCTCAGTGATGAGGATTTAGAAGCGATCGGCTCCTATATTCTGGTGGAAATGAATGTGCGTCCGAATCAGTGGGGAGCGGGTAAAAATACTCGTTAA
- a CDS encoding 5-formyltetrahydrofolate cyclo-ligase: MDKRQLRKQLLQARESLSVEELKAKSDRLCQNLKEAPLFQQAQTILAYWSHRQEPDLRSLWAEREVWGLPRTVGKSLSWHRWKPSEPLQTGKYGIFEPDADSPVLQPQDVDLILVPAVGCDRQGYRLGYGGGYYDRLLSTAEWRDIPTIGIIFDFAWVEQLPVEDWDIPLTAICSDRQVRLINKLRV; this comes from the coding sequence ATGGATAAACGCCAACTTCGTAAACAGTTACTCCAGGCTCGCGAGTCCCTATCGGTAGAAGAGTTGAAAGCGAAAAGCGATCGCCTGTGCCAAAATCTCAAAGAGGCTCCCCTATTTCAGCAAGCCCAAACCATTCTCGCCTATTGGAGTCATCGCCAAGAACCCGATCTGAGAAGTTTGTGGGCAGAACGAGAGGTTTGGGGCTTGCCTCGAACCGTGGGTAAATCTCTCTCCTGGCATCGGTGGAAGCCTTCAGAACCCCTGCAAACCGGAAAATATGGCATTTTTGAACCTGATGCAGATTCACCCGTATTACAGCCCCAGGATGTGGATTTAATTTTGGTTCCGGCGGTCGGATGCGATCGCCAAGGATATCGTTTAGGCTATGGGGGTGGATATTATGACCGGTTGCTCAGTACGGCAGAGTGGCGGGATATTCCAACAATTGGTATTATCTTTGACTTTGCTTGGGTGGAGCAACTGCCCGTAGAGGATTGGGATATTCCGTTAACGGCTATTTGTAGCGATCGCCAGGTTAGGCTGATAAATAAATTGAGAGTTTAA
- the asnS gene encoding asparagine--tRNA ligase, with translation MTPKRIAEILRQGNPDDRLTIQGWVRTKRELKAFSFMEVNDGSCLANLQVVLDPEMADYEQVLKSLTTGASVEVEGVLVASPAKGQRVELKAEKVVVYGEADENYPLQKKRHSFEFLRTIAHWRSRTNTLGAVFRVRNACSAAVHEFFQQRGFLWVHTPIITGNDCEGAGELLAVTSLDLQNVPRTKEQGVDYSQDFFGKPAYLTVSGQLEAEVMAMAFGNVYTFGPTFRAENSNTSRHLAEFWMIEPEMAFCDLEGNMDLAEQFLQFVFKSVLEKCPEDMEFFNKRINDTVLATADNIINNQFERVTYTEAIALLQKAPDKFEFPVEWGLDLQSEHERYLAEKLFKKPVIVTDYPIEIKAFYMRVGEDGKTVRAMDVLAPNIGEIIGGSQREERLDILENRMRSHGINPEELWWYLDLRRFGTVPHAGFGLGFERLVQFMTGMGNIRDVIPFPRAPLSLDF, from the coding sequence ATGACCCCAAAACGCATTGCGGAAATTCTGCGCCAAGGAAACCCAGACGATCGCCTGACGATCCAAGGATGGGTACGCACAAAACGGGAACTGAAAGCGTTTTCGTTTATGGAAGTCAATGATGGTTCCTGTTTGGCCAATTTGCAAGTGGTTCTAGACCCAGAAATGGCCGACTATGAGCAAGTGCTAAAATCCTTGACTACCGGTGCATCGGTGGAAGTAGAGGGAGTTTTGGTCGCTTCTCCAGCGAAGGGACAACGGGTGGAGTTAAAAGCAGAAAAAGTAGTGGTGTATGGGGAAGCGGATGAGAATTATCCCTTGCAGAAAAAGCGCCATTCCTTTGAGTTTTTAAGAACCATTGCCCATTGGCGATCGCGCACCAATACATTAGGGGCGGTTTTCCGCGTCCGTAATGCCTGTTCAGCAGCCGTTCATGAGTTCTTTCAACAACGGGGCTTTTTGTGGGTTCACACCCCCATTATCACCGGTAATGATTGTGAAGGAGCCGGTGAGTTATTAGCGGTGACGAGCTTGGATCTGCAAAATGTACCCCGTACAAAAGAGCAAGGGGTGGACTATTCCCAAGACTTTTTTGGCAAACCCGCTTATCTCACCGTCAGTGGACAACTCGAAGCGGAAGTCATGGCTATGGCCTTTGGGAATGTGTATACCTTTGGCCCCACATTTCGAGCGGAAAACTCGAATACCTCCCGCCATTTGGCTGAGTTTTGGATGATTGAACCGGAAATGGCCTTTTGCGATTTAGAGGGCAATATGGATTTAGCCGAGCAGTTTTTGCAGTTTGTGTTTAAATCTGTGTTGGAGAAGTGTCCGGAGGATATGGAGTTTTTCAACAAGCGGATTAATGACACAGTATTGGCGACAGCAGATAATATTATTAACAACCAGTTTGAGCGGGTCACGTATACAGAGGCGATCGCCCTTTTGCAAAAAGCCCCCGATAAATTTGAGTTTCCCGTAGAGTGGGGATTAGACCTGCAATCCGAGCATGAGCGCTATTTGGCCGAGAAACTCTTCAAAAAGCCCGTAATTGTCACCGATTATCCCATTGAAATTAAAGCCTTCTATATGCGCGTCGGAGAGGATGGGAAAACCGTCCGCGCCATGGATGTCCTCGCGCCCAATATTGGCGAGATTATTGGCGGTTCCCAACGGGAAGAGCGCTTAGATATACTAGAAAATCGGATGCGATCGCACGGCATTAACCCAGAGGAGTTATGGTGGTATTTAGATTTGCGGCGCTTTGGAACCGTTCCCCATGCCGGTTTTGGGTTAGGCTTTGAACGGTTAGTACAATTCATGACCGGAATGGGCAATATTCGCGATGTGATTCCCTTCCCCCGCGCTCCCCTAAGTTTAGACTTTTAA